Proteins encoded within one genomic window of Brachybacterium muris:
- a CDS encoding Na+/H+ antiporter subunit A: MLLAHLAAALVGPLLVRALGRNAFYLLALVPAGSAVWLATIDPLTLADAPREVSVPWIPAFGIDLAFRLDPLSWVMAMIATAIGALVLLYCARYFKDTEPGLGRFAGVLTAFAGAMVGLVLADDVMVLYTFWELTTVFSYLLIGHYQDKQSSRRAAMNALISTTAGGLAMLVGLLMFARAAGTLRLSGIMASDIWADAGPFLIVAMLLVLAGALSKSALVPTHFWLPGAMAAPTPVSAYLHAAAMVKAGIYLILRLSPAIAPNESISIIIAVFGAATMLLGGWRALRQTDIKLLLAYGTVSQLGFLAAVSGLATDDAVLAGIAMLIAHSVFKAPLFMVVGIIDKKFGTRDLRMLSGVGRAAPVVAIIGTVSAASMAAVPPLFGFVAKEGIYAALWEGGSWQRALLISLVAGSILTVAYSWRFVRGAFGRAPGAPRVATPEISPLYWLPPAVIAVGSVALSFAATGIEKVAGSFSAGLPAEGKGIHLVVIPHLGVPLLLSALTLGLGALLCVLARPLERFQEIVSPTTWGRDGIEDWVDAERGFRRLMRWIDKLAVVVTPLFQRGSLPYTLGTMLLVLILLASPVTVATSPLPDNLVLFHHPVEVLVLPAAVAAAIGAARSRRRLRAVFLISVTGFAVALLFLAAGAVDVATTQVLVETALTVVLVLVLRRLPIHFSRRPLRIGAVGRWAIAISTAVVLCGGALYAADARYTAPLGPELIEPAYEIGGGHNVVNVALVDARVWDTMGEIGVLLVVATGVASLIFVTRREQGISRVRDLDGGTSIWRRRADAPLPQNALNFDARPDEVTGSNRWRTWLSAGLTLAPERRMVILEVVTRVAFPLIMLFSVYLLMAGHNHPGGGFAGGLVAGLGLALRYLAGGRYELAEAAPVQAGFVLGLGMAIAVSASVLPLLFGGTIFATATPVVHVPVLGELEFPSALIFDIGVYLVVVGVLLDFLRSLGAQIDQQQEVENDVR; encoded by the coding sequence ATGCTCCTCGCCCATCTGGCGGCGGCGCTCGTGGGACCGCTCCTGGTGCGTGCGTTGGGGCGCAACGCCTTCTACCTGCTGGCACTGGTGCCGGCCGGTTCCGCGGTGTGGCTGGCCACCATCGACCCCCTCACCCTGGCCGACGCTCCCCGTGAGGTGAGCGTGCCGTGGATCCCGGCCTTCGGGATCGACCTGGCGTTCCGCCTGGACCCGCTGAGCTGGGTGATGGCGATGATCGCCACCGCCATCGGCGCGCTGGTGCTGCTGTACTGCGCCCGCTACTTCAAGGACACCGAGCCGGGCCTGGGGCGCTTCGCCGGGGTCCTCACCGCCTTCGCGGGTGCGATGGTGGGCCTGGTCCTGGCCGACGACGTGATGGTGCTCTACACCTTCTGGGAGCTCACCACCGTCTTCTCCTACCTGCTGATCGGTCACTACCAGGACAAGCAGTCCTCGCGCCGTGCGGCGATGAACGCCCTGATCTCAACCACCGCCGGGGGACTGGCGATGCTGGTGGGGCTGCTGATGTTCGCCCGCGCTGCCGGCACCTTGCGCCTCTCCGGGATCATGGCCTCGGACATCTGGGCCGACGCCGGCCCCTTCCTGATCGTGGCGATGCTGCTGGTGCTGGCCGGGGCGCTGTCGAAGTCAGCCCTGGTGCCCACCCACTTCTGGCTGCCCGGGGCGATGGCCGCCCCCACCCCCGTCTCGGCCTACCTGCACGCCGCGGCGATGGTGAAGGCCGGCATCTACCTGATCCTGCGCCTGTCCCCGGCGATCGCGCCCAACGAGTCCATCAGCATCATCATCGCCGTGTTCGGTGCGGCCACGATGCTGCTGGGCGGCTGGCGGGCCCTGCGGCAGACCGACATCAAACTGCTGCTGGCCTACGGCACCGTCTCCCAGCTCGGCTTCCTGGCGGCCGTCTCGGGCCTGGCCACCGACGACGCCGTGCTGGCCGGCATCGCCATGCTGATCGCCCACTCCGTGTTCAAGGCGCCCCTGTTCATGGTGGTCGGAATCATCGACAAGAAGTTCGGCACCCGTGACCTGCGGATGCTCTCCGGCGTGGGCCGCGCCGCCCCCGTGGTGGCGATCATCGGCACCGTCTCAGCCGCCTCCATGGCCGCGGTCCCGCCGCTGTTCGGGTTCGTCGCCAAGGAGGGCATCTACGCGGCACTGTGGGAGGGCGGCTCCTGGCAGCGCGCCCTGTTGATCTCCCTGGTGGCCGGCTCGATCCTCACCGTCGCCTACTCCTGGCGCTTCGTGCGCGGCGCCTTCGGTCGCGCCCCCGGCGCACCCCGTGTTGCCACCCCCGAGATCTCGCCCCTGTACTGGCTGCCGCCCGCAGTGATCGCCGTGGGCAGCGTGGCCCTGTCCTTCGCCGCCACCGGGATCGAGAAGGTGGCCGGCAGCTTCAGCGCGGGCCTGCCCGCCGAGGGCAAGGGCATCCACCTGGTGGTCATCCCGCACCTGGGCGTCCCGCTGCTTCTGTCCGCCCTCACCCTGGGACTGGGCGCGCTGCTGTGCGTGCTGGCCCGCCCCCTGGAGCGCTTCCAGGAGATCGTGTCCCCGACGACCTGGGGGCGCGACGGCATCGAGGACTGGGTGGACGCCGAGCGCGGGTTCCGCCGGCTCATGCGCTGGATCGATAAGCTCGCCGTGGTCGTCACGCCCCTGTTCCAGCGCGGTTCGCTGCCCTACACCCTGGGCACGATGCTGCTGGTGCTGATCCTGCTGGCCTCCCCGGTCACCGTGGCCACCTCGCCGCTGCCGGACAACCTGGTGCTGTTCCACCACCCCGTCGAGGTGCTGGTGCTGCCGGCGGCCGTGGCCGCCGCGATCGGTGCCGCCCGCTCCCGCCGCCGCCTGCGGGCCGTGTTCTTGATCTCCGTGACCGGCTTCGCCGTGGCCCTCCTGTTCCTCGCCGCGGGCGCGGTGGACGTGGCCACCACGCAGGTGCTGGTGGAGACCGCCCTGACCGTGGTGCTGGTGCTGGTGCTGCGACGCCTGCCCATTCACTTCTCCCGCCGCCCCCTGCGGATCGGTGCCGTGGGCCGCTGGGCGATCGCCATCTCCACCGCGGTGGTGCTGTGCGGCGGCGCGCTCTACGCCGCCGACGCCCGCTACACCGCCCCGCTGGGCCCCGAGCTGATCGAACCCGCCTACGAGATCGGCGGCGGCCACAACGTGGTCAACGTGGCCCTGGTGGACGCCCGCGTGTGGGACACCATGGGCGAGATCGGCGTGCTGCTGGTGGTGGCCACCGGCGTCGCCTCCCTGATCTTCGTGACCCGCCGCGAGCAGGGCATCTCCCGGGTGCGCGACCTCGACGGCGGCACCTCCATCTGGCGCCGCCGGGCCGATGCCCCGCTGCCGCAGAACGCCCTGAACTTCGATGCCCGCCCCGACGAGGTCACCGGCTCGAACCGCTGGCGCACCTGGCTCTCGGCCGGGCTGACCCTGGCCCCGGAGCGCCGCATGGTGATCCTCGAGGTCGTCACCCGCGTCGCGTTCCCGCTGATCATGCTGTTCTCCGTGTACCTGCTGATGGCCGGGCACAACCACCCCGGCGGCGGATTCGCCGGCGGTCTCGTGGCAGGCCTGGGCCTGGCCCTGCGGTACCTCGCCGGTGGCCGCTACGAGCTGGCCGAGGCCGCCCCCGTCCAGGCTGGCTTCGTGCTGGGCCTGGGCATGGCCATCGCCGTGTCCGCCTCCGTGCTGCCCCTGCTGTTCGGCGGCACGATCTTCGCCACCGCCACCCCCGTGGTCCATGTGCCGGTGCTCGGCGAGCTGGAGTTCCCCAGCGCCCTGATCTTCGACATCGGCGTGTACCTCGTGGTGGTGGGCGTGCTGCTGGACTTCCTGCGCTCCCTGGGCGCCCAGATCGACCAGCAGCAGGAGGTGGAGAACGATGTCCGTTAG
- a CDS encoding MFS transporter — protein MATSPDRADDGSSPSFSSSGGPAAESGSSRPDDTFAPAGFTAAGHATGDSGAGPRTTDRRTLRKQVASFALWDGGMSAFSSVILTFVFATYVASAVAAEGAVGDGAIKAAQDHGSQVLTTWQAVGAVAVALLAPLLGNLADSGGGRNALLRITTLGTVAVIALMPLVALDSDFLTLGAILIALAVVFSELAGVFVNSVLPEISTPANRGRVSGTAWAVGYWGSIVCLALVLVLFVMPGTGLLGITGDDGWNLRAIPIFVAIWILVGTLPLMIWAPRHRARTPGAGWNPVQGYVSIVKHVRRALREEPVMLMYLVASAVYRDGLGAVFSIAGVLAANAYGFSTVEVIIFGIAANLVAGFGVFIGGWIDDRVGPRPVIIGGCVGIIVLGLVVLVFGSAAVFWVAGLAICLFVGPVQSASRNLLTRLSRPGRETENFGLYATTGRALGFLGTAAFALTVWISGDTRTGILGIVLVMALGLAAFFPIPLGAAGRAVKADGAPASTG, from the coding sequence ATGGCGACCTCTCCGGACCGGGCCGACGACGGCTCGTCCCCCTCCTTCTCCTCCTCCGGTGGCCCCGCTGCCGAATCGGGTTCATCTCGCCCCGACGACACCTTCGCGCCGGCGGGATTCACCGCAGCCGGGCATGCCACCGGCGACAGCGGTGCCGGCCCGCGCACCACCGACCGGCGCACGCTACGCAAGCAGGTCGCGTCGTTCGCCCTGTGGGACGGCGGGATGAGCGCGTTCAGCTCGGTGATCCTCACCTTCGTGTTCGCCACCTACGTGGCCAGTGCCGTGGCTGCCGAGGGTGCTGTCGGCGACGGGGCGATCAAGGCGGCGCAGGACCACGGCTCCCAGGTGCTCACCACCTGGCAGGCCGTCGGCGCCGTGGCCGTGGCACTGCTGGCACCGCTGCTGGGGAACCTCGCCGACTCCGGGGGTGGGCGCAACGCCCTGCTGCGCATCACCACCCTCGGGACCGTCGCCGTGATCGCCCTGATGCCGCTGGTGGCTCTGGACTCCGACTTCCTGACGCTGGGCGCGATCCTGATCGCCCTCGCGGTGGTGTTCAGCGAACTTGCCGGGGTGTTCGTGAACTCGGTGCTGCCGGAGATCTCCACCCCCGCCAACCGCGGCCGGGTCTCCGGCACCGCCTGGGCAGTGGGCTACTGGGGCTCCATCGTGTGCCTGGCCCTGGTGCTGGTGCTGTTCGTGATGCCGGGCACCGGGCTGCTGGGCATCACCGGGGACGACGGCTGGAACCTGCGGGCCATCCCGATCTTCGTGGCGATCTGGATCCTGGTGGGCACCCTGCCGCTGATGATCTGGGCGCCCCGCCACCGGGCCCGCACCCCGGGTGCGGGCTGGAACCCCGTGCAGGGGTACGTGAGCATCGTGAAGCACGTGCGCCGGGCCCTCCGCGAGGAGCCGGTGATGCTGATGTACCTGGTGGCCTCCGCCGTCTACCGCGACGGTCTGGGGGCGGTGTTCTCCATCGCCGGTGTGCTCGCCGCGAACGCCTACGGCTTCAGCACCGTCGAGGTGATCATCTTCGGCATCGCCGCGAACCTGGTGGCCGGCTTCGGGGTGTTCATCGGCGGCTGGATCGACGACAGGGTGGGCCCGCGCCCGGTGATCATCGGCGGCTGCGTGGGGATCATCGTGCTGGGCCTGGTGGTGCTGGTGTTCGGCTCCGCCGCGGTGTTCTGGGTGGCGGGCCTGGCGATCTGCCTGTTCGTGGGACCGGTGCAGTCCGCCTCGCGGAACCTGCTGACCCGCCTGTCACGCCCGGGCCGGGAGACGGAGAACTTCGGCCTGTACGCCACCACCGGGCGCGCCCTGGGCTTCCTGGGAACCGCGGCCTTCGCCCTGACCGTGTGGATCTCCGGCGACACCCGCACCGGGATCCTGGGGATCGTGCTGGTGATGGCGCTGGGCCTGGCGGCGTTCTTCCCGATCCCGCTGGGTGCGGCGGGCCGGGCCGTGAAGGCCGACGGGGCCCCGGCCAGCACAGGCTGA
- the dcd gene encoding dCTP deaminase, whose product MLLSDRDIRAQIEADRVRLEPFDDSMVQPASVDVRIDRFFRVFDNHKYAMIDPATEQADLTREIAVDPDEAYMLHPGEFVLASTYEQITLPDDVAARLEGKSSLGRLGLLTHSTAGFIDPGFQGHITLELSNMATLPVALWPGMKIGQLCFFQLSSAAQSPYGSEGNLNRYLGQRGPTPSRSAQNFHRTRIPVEAEQA is encoded by the coding sequence GTGCTGCTGAGTGATCGTGACATCCGGGCCCAGATCGAGGCCGATCGTGTTCGCCTCGAGCCATTCGACGACTCCATGGTCCAGCCCGCCTCCGTGGACGTGCGCATCGACCGCTTCTTCCGGGTGTTCGACAACCACAAGTACGCGATGATCGACCCTGCGACCGAGCAGGCCGACCTCACCCGAGAGATCGCCGTGGATCCCGACGAGGCGTACATGCTGCACCCCGGCGAGTTCGTGCTGGCCTCCACCTACGAGCAGATCACCCTTCCCGATGACGTGGCGGCCCGCCTCGAGGGCAAGAGCTCGCTAGGCAGGCTGGGCCTGCTCACTCACTCCACCGCGGGGTTCATCGACCCGGGCTTCCAGGGGCACATCACCCTGGAGCTGTCCAACATGGCGACCCTGCCGGTGGCCCTGTGGCCGGGGATGAAGATCGGCCAACTGTGCTTCTTCCAGTTGTCCAGTGCGGCGCAGAGTCCCTACGGCAGCGAGGGCAACCTCAACCGCTACCTGGGCCAGCGCGGCCCCACCCCGTCACGATCGGCCCAGAACTTCCACCGCACCCGGATCCCCGTGGAGGCAGAGCAGGCATGA
- a CDS encoding TetR/AcrR family transcriptional regulator, with translation MPKIIGGSLEEHRERTREKIFQALDELLKEQTFEQITFSSIAGAAGVGRTAMYNHFPDKDTLLVEYALHETSGYIAQLQAGSQAATPREAALQYVRTQLELTVSFHMPHSVSRNRLTAETAARMREHVVLIEDVLRRIVRAGIDSGDFAADLDLDATVRIINGLLIGTAPGRFDQQALEAFVLRGLGAEV, from the coding sequence ATGCCCAAGATCATCGGCGGTTCGCTCGAGGAGCACCGCGAACGCACGCGGGAGAAGATCTTCCAGGCGCTGGACGAGCTGCTGAAGGAGCAGACGTTCGAGCAGATCACCTTCTCCTCGATCGCCGGCGCGGCCGGGGTGGGCCGCACCGCGATGTACAACCACTTCCCCGACAAGGACACGCTCCTGGTCGAGTACGCGCTGCACGAGACCTCCGGGTACATCGCGCAGCTGCAGGCAGGCAGTCAGGCCGCCACTCCCCGCGAAGCGGCGCTGCAGTACGTGCGCACCCAGTTGGAGCTGACGGTCTCCTTCCACATGCCCCATTCGGTCAGCCGCAACCGGCTCACCGCGGAGACCGCCGCGCGGATGCGCGAGCACGTGGTGCTGATCGAGGACGTGCTGCGGCGCATCGTGCGCGCGGGGATCGACAGCGGGGACTTCGCCGCTGATCTGGACCTCGATGCGACGGTGCGCATCATCAACGGGCTGCTGATCGGCACCGCCCCGGGCCGCTTCGACCAGCAGGCCCTGGAGGCGTTCGTCCTGAGGGGGCTGGGCGCCGAGGTCTGA
- a CDS encoding sodium/proton-translocating pyrophosphatase, whose product MDLITQYPLGDDIAVTLLVLALLSILALIAGAVVPGRLRRDDRPATAASTEGDLDDDLDIDLDEDEPKGKRAVAPRKRSSRSASRVVPAESEDSDEVTDLVADPGLARRLGAQLSTIGVVTAGVGIPVAVLAYLVPGSTDQRILRAALLLAGLLLGPLAAWRGVALQVAALSVGPRRREALVGRLGALSITGALALGVLPVVIAVWFLREQASTALIALAAGVAISALAVRVCSAPLETAGAASAVLVGTDENDLEADAEDNLGAEHQLTARIVRHGGGRAADLVLLTVALAASGMILGVPVIAAEGILVVLLGLGAAMLTAAAAAVIPHRMPDGRERSSLRMNGLMPAVLGGSLTVAAAALWLPTQYKSLRFGHVGMGSFTDPAVAGPEPLPREQMVPQIEQAVTDMGQWVSVTDDSRDAGAFLDVLTLHTVSPSAVVAGAIALGAVAALAALLLMDTTGERRSGTVLRAARTSRTGGALGTAAALGSTALTAALALGLVLLVLVALSVLSAGVPGLALALVAYAGLGALVVTLGFAGSLAAPALLDRRGTSTAVREAATSAGTGPRTALLLVAALAALPLLGPIVAAVQAAPRAATVWEDRALHALTPQALPLLAGIGLGVVTVLLVTASLLDASRRAGAAAVVETRASMLASRDRVMLDDLTYGLRRAAITPLALAVLAPVVAGFGFGVSALPGFVAGLVLAAAGLGLWAHGSAAAMNGAADLIAAGRYGGPGSWGHSGALGGAVLTGVLRSSIGSVAPALLLTGTLVSAVAVSSMVGIVIDGSGPFLRWGVAVVALVIAGTCWVASATAPEVDLEDELEESSRPLFARRGEEDQREDTLDAMDWDDDSTDKR is encoded by the coding sequence GTCCTGGCGTTGCTGTCCATCCTCGCCCTGATCGCCGGGGCCGTGGTCCCCGGCCGCCTGCGCCGCGACGACCGTCCCGCGACAGCCGCCTCCACGGAGGGCGATCTCGACGACGACCTCGACATCGATCTCGACGAGGACGAGCCGAAGGGCAAGCGTGCCGTCGCCCCCCGCAAGCGCTCCTCACGATCCGCCTCACGCGTCGTCCCAGCCGAGTCCGAGGACAGTGACGAGGTGACCGATCTGGTCGCCGACCCGGGCCTGGCCCGCCGCCTGGGCGCGCAGCTGTCCACCATCGGTGTGGTCACCGCCGGGGTGGGGATCCCGGTAGCGGTACTGGCGTACCTGGTGCCCGGCAGCACCGACCAGCGCATCCTGCGCGCAGCCCTGCTGCTGGCCGGCCTGCTGCTGGGGCCGCTGGCCGCTTGGCGCGGGGTGGCCCTGCAGGTCGCCGCGCTGTCGGTCGGCCCCCGCCGACGTGAGGCCCTCGTGGGTCGCCTGGGTGCTCTGAGCATCACCGGGGCGCTCGCCCTCGGTGTGCTGCCGGTGGTCATCGCCGTGTGGTTCCTGCGCGAGCAGGCGAGCACCGCACTGATCGCCCTTGCCGCGGGTGTGGCGATCTCCGCCCTGGCCGTTCGCGTGTGCTCGGCACCGCTGGAGACCGCCGGTGCGGCCTCGGCCGTGCTGGTGGGCACCGACGAGAACGACCTGGAGGCCGACGCCGAGGACAACCTCGGCGCCGAGCACCAGCTCACCGCCCGCATCGTGCGCCACGGTGGGGGCCGCGCGGCCGACCTGGTGCTCCTCACCGTGGCACTGGCCGCCTCCGGGATGATCCTGGGTGTGCCGGTGATCGCCGCCGAGGGCATCCTGGTGGTGCTGCTGGGCCTGGGGGCCGCGATGCTCACCGCCGCGGCCGCCGCCGTGATCCCGCACCGCATGCCCGATGGTCGCGAACGCAGCTCCCTGCGCATGAACGGCCTGATGCCCGCCGTGCTGGGCGGCTCACTCACCGTGGCCGCCGCAGCCCTGTGGCTTCCCACCCAGTACAAGTCGCTGCGCTTCGGCCACGTGGGCATGGGCAGCTTCACCGACCCGGCCGTCGCCGGCCCGGAGCCGCTGCCGCGCGAGCAGATGGTGCCGCAGATCGAGCAGGCCGTCACCGACATGGGCCAGTGGGTCTCGGTCACCGACGACTCCCGCGACGCGGGGGCCTTCCTGGACGTGCTGACCCTGCACACCGTCTCGCCCAGCGCCGTGGTGGCCGGGGCGATCGCCCTGGGAGCCGTTGCTGCACTGGCTGCGCTGCTGCTGATGGACACCACGGGGGAGCGCCGCAGTGGCACAGTGCTGCGCGCGGCCCGCACCAGCCGCACCGGCGGAGCCCTCGGCACCGCCGCGGCCCTGGGCTCCACCGCCCTCACCGCCGCCCTCGCCCTCGGCCTGGTGCTGCTGGTGCTGGTCGCCCTCAGCGTCCTCAGTGCCGGCGTCCCCGGCCTGGCCCTCGCGCTGGTCGCCTACGCCGGACTCGGCGCCCTGGTGGTGACCCTGGGATTCGCGGGCTCCCTCGCCGCCCCGGCCCTGCTGGACCGCCGCGGCACCTCGACCGCCGTGCGCGAGGCCGCGACCTCCGCCGGCACCGGTCCCCGCACGGCACTGCTGCTGGTGGCCGCCCTCGCGGCACTGCCGCTGCTGGGCCCGATCGTGGCCGCTGTGCAGGCCGCACCCCGCGCGGCCACCGTGTGGGAGGACCGTGCCCTGCACGCCCTCACCCCGCAGGCGCTCCCGCTGCTGGCCGGCATCGGCCTGGGCGTGGTGACGGTGCTGCTGGTCACCGCGTCCCTGCTGGATGCCTCGCGCCGTGCCGGCGCCGCCGCTGTGGTGGAGACCCGCGCCAGCATGCTCGCCTCCCGGGACCGTGTGATGCTGGACGACCTCACCTACGGTCTGCGTCGCGCCGCCATCACCCCGCTGGCGCTGGCCGTCCTGGCTCCGGTGGTGGCCGGTTTCGGGTTCGGCGTCTCCGCGCTGCCCGGCTTCGTGGCCGGGCTGGTGCTCGCCGCGGCGGGCCTGGGCCTGTGGGCCCACGGATCCGCGGCCGCGATGAACGGCGCTGCTGACCTGATCGCCGCCGGGCGCTACGGAGGCCCGGGCTCCTGGGGACACTCCGGCGCCTTGGGCGGTGCGGTTCTCACCGGTGTGCTGCGCTCCAGCATCGGCTCGGTGGCCCCGGCGCTGCTGCTGACCGGCACCCTGGTCTCCGCCGTCGCGGTGTCGTCCATGGTGGGGATCGTCATCGACGGCTCCGGCCCGTTCCTGCGCTGGGGCGTGGCCGTGGTGGCACTGGTGATCGCCGGGACCTGCTGGGTCGCCTCGGCCACCGCCCCCGAGGTGGACCTCGAGGACGAGCTGGAGGAGAGCTCCCGCCCGCTGTTCGCCCGTCGCGGCGAGGAGGATCAGCGCGAGGACACCCTCGATGCGATGGACTGGGACGACGACAGCACCGACAAGCGTTGA